The proteins below are encoded in one region of Pan paniscus chromosome 4, NHGRI_mPanPan1-v2.0_pri, whole genome shotgun sequence:
- the FLT4 gene encoding vascular endothelial growth factor receptor 3 isoform X5 — translation MQPGAALCLRLWLCLGLLDGLASGYSMTPPTLNITEESHVIDTGDSLSISCRGQHPLEWAWPGAQEAPATGDKDSEDTGVVRDCEGTDARPYCKVLLLREVHANDTGSYVCYYKYIKARIEGTTAASSYVFVRDFEQPFINKPDTLLVNRKDAMWVPCLVSIPGLNVTLRSQSSVLWPDGQEVVWDDRRGMLVSTPLLRDALYLQCETTWGDQDFLSNPFLVHITGNELYDIQLLPRKSLELLVGEKLVLNCTVWAEFNSGVTFDWDYPGKQAERGKWVPERRSQQTHTELSSILTIHNVSQHDLGSYVCEANNGIQRFRESTEVIVHENPFISVEWLKGPILEATAGDELVKLPVKLAAYPPPEFQWYKDGKALSGRHSPHALVLKEVTEASTGTYTLALWNSAAGLRRNISLELVVNVPPQIHEKEASSPSIYSRHSRQALTCTAYGVPLPLSIQWHWRPWTPCKMFAQRSLRRRQQQDLMPQCRDWRAVTTQDAVNPIESLDTWTEFVEGKNKTVSKLVIQNANVSAMYKCVVSNKVGQDERLIYFYVTTIPDGFTIESKPSEELLEGQPVLLSCQADSYKYEHLRWYRLNLSTLHDAHGNPLLLDCKNVHLFATPLAASLEEVAPGARHATLSLSIPRVAPEHEGHYVCEVQDRRSHDKHCHKKYLSVQALEAPRLTQNLTDLLVNVSDSLEMQCLVAGAHAPSIVWYKDERLLEEKSGVDLADSNQKLSIQRVREEDAGRYLCSVCNAKGCVNSSASVAVEGSEDKGSMEIVILVGTGVIAVFFWVLLLLIFCNMRRPAHADIKTGYLSIIMDPGEVPLEEQCEYLSYDASQWEFPRERLHLGRVLGYGAFGKVVEASAFGINKGSSCDTVAVKMLKEGATASEHRALMSELKILIHIGNHLNVVNLLGACTKPKGPLMVIVEYCKYGNLSNFLRAKRDTFSPYAEKSPEQRGRFRAMVELARLDRRRPGSSDRVLFARFSKNEGGARRASPDQEAEDLWLSPLTMEDLVCYSFQVARGMEFLASRKCIHRDLAARNILLSESDVVKICDFGLARDIYKDPDYVRKGSARLPLKWMAPESIFDKVYTTQSDVWSFGVLLWEIFSLGASPYPGVQINEEFCQRLRDGTRMRAPELATPAIRRVMLNCWSGDPKARPAFSELVEILGDLLQGRGLQEEEEVCTVPRSSQSSEEGSFSQESTMALHIAQADAEDSPPSLQRHSLAARYYNWVSFPGCLARGAETRGSSRMKTFEEFPMTPTTYKGSVDNQTDSGMVLASEEFEQIDSRHRQESGFR, via the exons GCCTGGCGAGTGGCTACTCCATGACCCCCCCGACCTTGAACATCACGGAGGAGTCACACGTCATCGACACCGGTGACAGCCTGTCCATCTCCTGCAG GGGACAGCACCCCCTCGAGTGGGCCTGGCCAGGAGCTCAGGAGGCGCCAGCCACGGGAGACAAGGACAGCGAGGACACGGGGGTGGTACGAGACTGCGAGGGCACAGACGCCAGGCCCTACTGCAAGGTGTTGCTGCTGCGTGAGGTGCACGCCAACGACACAGGCAGCTACGTCTGCTACTACAAGTACATCAAGGCACGCATCGAGGGCACCACGGCCGCCAGCTCCTACGTGTTCGTGAGAG ACTTTGAGCAGCCATTCATCAACAAGCCTGACACGCTCTTGGTCAACAGGAAGGACGCCATGTGGGTGCCCTGTCTGGTGTCCATCCCCGGCCTCAATGTCACGCTGCGCTCG CAAAGCTCGGTGCTGTGGCCAGATGGGCAGGAGGTGGTGTGGGACGACCGGCGGGGCATGCTCGTGTCCACGCCACTGCTGCGTGATGCTCTGTACCTGCAGTGCGAGACCACCTGGGGGGACCAGGACTTCCTTTCCAACCCCTTCCTGGTGCACATCACAG GCAACGAGCTCTATGACATCCAGCTGTTGCCCAGGAAGTCGCTGGAGCTGCTGGTAGGGGAGAAGCTGGTCCTGAACTGCACCGTGTGGGCTGAGTTCAACTCAGGTGTCACCTTTGACTGGGACTACCCAGGGAAGCAG GCAGAGCGGGGTAAGTGGGTGCCTGAGCGACGCTCCCAGCAGACCCACACAGAACTCTCCAGCATCCTGACCATCCACAACGTCAGCCAGCACGACCTGGGCTCGTATGTGTGCGAGGCCAACAACGGCATCCAGCGATTTCGGGAGAGCACCGAGGTCATTGTGCATG AAAATCCCTTCATCAGTGTCGAGTGGCTCAAAGGACCCATTCTGGAGGCCACGGCAGGAGACGAGCTGGTGAAGCTGCCCGTGAAGCTGGCGGCGTACCCCCCGCCCGAGTTCCAGTG GTACAAGGATGGAAAGGCACTGTCCGGGCGCCACAGTCCACATGCCCTGGTGCTCAAGGAGGTGACAGAGGCCAGCACAGGAACCTACACCCTCGCCTTGTGGAACTCCGCTGCTGGCCTGAGGCGCAACATCAGCCTGGAGCTGGTGGTGAATG TGCCCCCCCAGATACACGAGAAGGAGGCTTCCTCCCCCAGCATCTACTCGCGTCACAGCCGCCAGGCCCTCACCTGCACGGCCTACGGGGTGCCCCTGCCTCTCAGCATCCAGTGGCACTGGCGGCCCTGGACACCCTGCAAGATGTTTGCCCAGCGTAGTCT ccggcggcggcagcagcaagACCTCATGCCACAGTGCCGTGACTGGAGGGCGGTGACCACGCAGGATGCCGTGAACCCCATCGAGAGCCTGGACACCTGGACCGAGTTTGTGGAGGGAAAGAATAAG ACTGTGAGCAAGCTCGTGATCCAGAATGCCAACGTGTCCGCCATGTACAAGTGTGTCGTCTCCAACAAGGTGGGCCAGGATGAGCGGCTCATCTACTTCTATGTGACCA CCATCCCCGACGGCTTCACCATCGAATCCAAGCCATCCGAGGAGCTACTAGAGGGCCAGCCCGTGCTCCTGAGCTGCCAAGCCGACAGCTACAAGTACGAGCATCTGCGCTGGTACCGCCTCAACCTGTCCACGCTGCACGATGCGCACGGGAACCCGCTTCTGCTCGACTGCAAGAACGTGCATCTGTTCGCCACCCCTCTGGCCGCcagcctggaggaggtggcacctGGGGCGCGCCACGCCACGCTCAGCCTGAGTATCCCCCGCGTCGCGCCCGAGCACGAGGGCCACTATGTGTGCGAAGTGCAAGACCGGCGCAGCCATGACAAGCACTGCCACAAGAAGTACCTGTCGGTGCAGG ccctggaAGCCCCTCGGCTCACGCAGAACTTGACCGACCTCCTGGTGAACGTGAGCGACTCGCTGGAGATGCAGTGCTTGGTGGCCGGAGCGCACGCGCCCAGCATCGTGTGGTACAAAGACGAGAGGCTGCTGGAGGAAAAGTCGG GAGTCGACTTGGCGGACTCCAACCAGAAGCTGAGCATCCAGCGCGTGCGCGAGGAGGATGCGGGACGCTATCTGTGCAGCGTGTGCAACGCCAAGGGCTGCGTCAACTCCTCCGCCAGCGTGGCCGTGGAAG GCTCCGAGGATAAGGGCAGCATGGAGATCGTGATCCTTGTCGGTACCGGCGTCATCGCTGTCTTCTTCtgggtcctcctcctcctcatcttctgTAACATGAGGAGG CCGGCCCACGCAGACATCAAGACGGGCTACCTGTCCATCATCATGGACCCCGGGGAGGTGCCTCTGGAGGAGCAATGCGAATACCTGTCCTACGATGCCAGCCAGTGGGAATTCCCCCGAGAGCGGCTGCACCTGG GGAGAGTGCTTGGCTACGGCGCCTTCGGGAAGGTGGTGGAAGCCTCCGCTTTCGGCATCAACAAGGGCAGCAGCTGTGACACCGTGGCCGTGAAAATGCTGAAAG AGGGCGCCACAGCCAGCGAGCACCGCGCGCTGATGTCGGAGCTCAAGATCCTAATTCACATCGGTAACCACCTCAACGTGGTCAACCTCCTCGGGGCGTGCACCAAGCCGAAGG GCCCCCTCATGGTGATCGTGGAGTACTGCAAGTACGGCAACCTCTCCAACTTCCTGCGCGCCAAGCGGGACACCTTCAGCCCCTATGCA GAGAAGTCTCCCGAGCAGCGCGGACGCTTCCGCGCCATGGTGGAGCTCGCCAGGCTGGATCGGAGGAGGCCAGGGAGCAGCGACAGGGTCCTCTTCGCACGGTTCTCGAAGAACGAGGGCGGAGCGAGGCGGGCTTCTCCAGACCAGGAAG CTGAGGACCTGTGGCTGAGCCCGCTGACCATGGAAGATCTTGTCTGCTACAGCTTCCAGGTGGCCAGAGGGATGGAGTTCCTGGCTTCCCGAAAG TGCATCCACAGAGACCTGGCTGCTCGGAACATTCTGCTGTCGGAAAGCGACGTGGTGAAGATCTGTGACTTTGGCCTTGCCCGGGACATCTACAAAGACCCTGACTACGTCCGCAAGGGCAGT GCCCGGCTGCCCCTGAAGTGGATGGCCCCTGAAAGCATCTTCGACAAGGTGTACACCACGCAGAGTGACGTGTGGTCCTTTGGGGTGCTTCTCTGGGAGATCTTCTCTCTGG GGGCCTCCCCGTACCCTGGGGTGCAGATCAATGAGGAGTTCTGCCAGCGGCTGAGAGACGGCACGAGGATGAGGGCCCCGGAGCTGGCCACTCCCGCCAT ACGCCGCGTCATGCTGAACTGCTGGTCCGGAGACCCCAAGGCGAGACCTGCATTCTCGGAGCTGGTGGAGATCCTGGGGGACCTGCTCCAGGGCAGGGGCCTGCAA gaggaagaggaggtctGCACAGTCCCGCGCAGCTCTCAGAGCTCAGAAGAGGGCAGCTTCTCGCAGGAGTCCACCATGGCCCTACACATCGCCCAGGCTGACGCTGAGGACAGCCCGCCAAGCCTGCAGCGCCACAGCCTGGCCGCCAG GTATTACAACTGGGTGTCCTTTCCCGGGTGCCTGGCCAGAGGGGCTGAGACCCGTGGCTCCTCCAGGATGAAGACATTTGAGGAATTCCCCATGACCCCAACGACCTACAAAGGCTCTGTG GACAACCAGACAGACAGTGGGATGGTGCTGGCCTCGGAGGAGTTTGAGCAGATAGACAGCAGGCATAGACAAGAAAGCGGCTTCAG GTag
- the FLT4 gene encoding vascular endothelial growth factor receptor 3 isoform X2: protein MPAAQLTGVRGRGSVQGRCVAEDGGCGARQGAPVGEVRGCLGAWELVLLTAHVVRPGHAVLAENLSCSGPAGVCACDAECSAMPHQRRAKSQPSTTLTLSPTPGLASGYSMTPPTLNITEESHVIDTGDSLSISCRGQHPLEWAWPGAQEAPATGDKDSEDTGVVRDCEGTDARPYCKVLLLREVHANDTGSYVCYYKYIKARIEGTTAASSYVFVRDFEQPFINKPDTLLVNRKDAMWVPCLVSIPGLNVTLRSQSSVLWPDGQEVVWDDRRGMLVSTPLLRDALYLQCETTWGDQDFLSNPFLVHITGNELYDIQLLPRKSLELLVGEKLVLNCTVWAEFNSGVTFDWDYPGKQAERGKWVPERRSQQTHTELSSILTIHNVSQHDLGSYVCEANNGIQRFRESTEVIVHENPFISVEWLKGPILEATAGDELVKLPVKLAAYPPPEFQWYKDGKALSGRHSPHALVLKEVTEASTGTYTLALWNSAAGLRRNISLELVVNVPPQIHEKEASSPSIYSRHSRQALTCTAYGVPLPLSIQWHWRPWTPCKMFAQRSLRRRQQQDLMPQCRDWRAVTTQDAVNPIESLDTWTEFVEGKNKTVSKLVIQNANVSAMYKCVVSNKVGQDERLIYFYVTTIPDGFTIESKPSEELLEGQPVLLSCQADSYKYEHLRWYRLNLSTLHDAHGNPLLLDCKNVHLFATPLAASLEEVAPGARHATLSLSIPRVAPEHEGHYVCEVQDRRSHDKHCHKKYLSVQALEAPRLTQNLTDLLVNVSDSLEMQCLVAGAHAPSIVWYKDERLLEEKSGVDLADSNQKLSIQRVREEDAGRYLCSVCNAKGCVNSSASVAVEGSEDKGSMEIVILVGTGVIAVFFWVLLLLIFCNMRRPAHADIKTGYLSIIMDPGEVPLEEQCEYLSYDASQWEFPRERLHLGRVLGYGAFGKVVEASAFGINKGSSCDTVAVKMLKEGATASEHRALMSELKILIHIGNHLNVVNLLGACTKPKGPLMVIVEYCKYGNLSNFLRAKRDTFSPYAEKSPEQRGRFRAMVELARLDRRRPGSSDRVLFARFSKNEGGARRASPDQEAEDLWLSPLTMEDLVCYSFQVARGMEFLASRKCIHRDLAARNILLSESDVVKICDFGLARDIYKDPDYVRKGSARLPLKWMAPESIFDKVYTTQSDVWSFGVLLWEIFSLGASPYPGVQINEEFCQRLRDGTRMRAPELATPAIRRVMLNCWSGDPKARPAFSELVEILGDLLQGRGLQEEEEVCTVPRSSQSSEEGSFSQESTMALHIAQADAEDSPPSLQRHSLAARYYNWVSFPGCLARGAETRGSSRMKTFEEFPMTPTTYKGSVDNQTDSGMVLASEEFEQIDSRHRQESGFRGTRSTGGA from the exons ATGCCAGCCGCTCAGCTCACCGGGGTCAGAGGTCGGGGTTCGGTCCAGGGGCGGTGTGTAGCTGAGGATGGGGGCTGTGGGGCAAGGCAGGGTGCACCTGTGGGAGAGGTTCGTGGCTGTCTTGGGGCCTGGGAGCTGGTGCTGCTCACGGCGCACGTGGTGAGGCCAGGCCACGCGGTGCTGGCTGAGAACCTGAGCTGCTCCGGCCCTGCAGGGGTCTGCGCTTGCGATGCAGAATGCTCAGCCATGCCCCATCAACGTCGTGCCAAGTCACAGCCCAGCACCACGCTGACCCTGTCTCCCACCCCAGGCCTGGCGAGTGGCTACTCCATGACCCCCCCGACCTTGAACATCACGGAGGAGTCACACGTCATCGACACCGGTGACAGCCTGTCCATCTCCTGCAG GGGACAGCACCCCCTCGAGTGGGCCTGGCCAGGAGCTCAGGAGGCGCCAGCCACGGGAGACAAGGACAGCGAGGACACGGGGGTGGTACGAGACTGCGAGGGCACAGACGCCAGGCCCTACTGCAAGGTGTTGCTGCTGCGTGAGGTGCACGCCAACGACACAGGCAGCTACGTCTGCTACTACAAGTACATCAAGGCACGCATCGAGGGCACCACGGCCGCCAGCTCCTACGTGTTCGTGAGAG ACTTTGAGCAGCCATTCATCAACAAGCCTGACACGCTCTTGGTCAACAGGAAGGACGCCATGTGGGTGCCCTGTCTGGTGTCCATCCCCGGCCTCAATGTCACGCTGCGCTCG CAAAGCTCGGTGCTGTGGCCAGATGGGCAGGAGGTGGTGTGGGACGACCGGCGGGGCATGCTCGTGTCCACGCCACTGCTGCGTGATGCTCTGTACCTGCAGTGCGAGACCACCTGGGGGGACCAGGACTTCCTTTCCAACCCCTTCCTGGTGCACATCACAG GCAACGAGCTCTATGACATCCAGCTGTTGCCCAGGAAGTCGCTGGAGCTGCTGGTAGGGGAGAAGCTGGTCCTGAACTGCACCGTGTGGGCTGAGTTCAACTCAGGTGTCACCTTTGACTGGGACTACCCAGGGAAGCAG GCAGAGCGGGGTAAGTGGGTGCCTGAGCGACGCTCCCAGCAGACCCACACAGAACTCTCCAGCATCCTGACCATCCACAACGTCAGCCAGCACGACCTGGGCTCGTATGTGTGCGAGGCCAACAACGGCATCCAGCGATTTCGGGAGAGCACCGAGGTCATTGTGCATG AAAATCCCTTCATCAGTGTCGAGTGGCTCAAAGGACCCATTCTGGAGGCCACGGCAGGAGACGAGCTGGTGAAGCTGCCCGTGAAGCTGGCGGCGTACCCCCCGCCCGAGTTCCAGTG GTACAAGGATGGAAAGGCACTGTCCGGGCGCCACAGTCCACATGCCCTGGTGCTCAAGGAGGTGACAGAGGCCAGCACAGGAACCTACACCCTCGCCTTGTGGAACTCCGCTGCTGGCCTGAGGCGCAACATCAGCCTGGAGCTGGTGGTGAATG TGCCCCCCCAGATACACGAGAAGGAGGCTTCCTCCCCCAGCATCTACTCGCGTCACAGCCGCCAGGCCCTCACCTGCACGGCCTACGGGGTGCCCCTGCCTCTCAGCATCCAGTGGCACTGGCGGCCCTGGACACCCTGCAAGATGTTTGCCCAGCGTAGTCT ccggcggcggcagcagcaagACCTCATGCCACAGTGCCGTGACTGGAGGGCGGTGACCACGCAGGATGCCGTGAACCCCATCGAGAGCCTGGACACCTGGACCGAGTTTGTGGAGGGAAAGAATAAG ACTGTGAGCAAGCTCGTGATCCAGAATGCCAACGTGTCCGCCATGTACAAGTGTGTCGTCTCCAACAAGGTGGGCCAGGATGAGCGGCTCATCTACTTCTATGTGACCA CCATCCCCGACGGCTTCACCATCGAATCCAAGCCATCCGAGGAGCTACTAGAGGGCCAGCCCGTGCTCCTGAGCTGCCAAGCCGACAGCTACAAGTACGAGCATCTGCGCTGGTACCGCCTCAACCTGTCCACGCTGCACGATGCGCACGGGAACCCGCTTCTGCTCGACTGCAAGAACGTGCATCTGTTCGCCACCCCTCTGGCCGCcagcctggaggaggtggcacctGGGGCGCGCCACGCCACGCTCAGCCTGAGTATCCCCCGCGTCGCGCCCGAGCACGAGGGCCACTATGTGTGCGAAGTGCAAGACCGGCGCAGCCATGACAAGCACTGCCACAAGAAGTACCTGTCGGTGCAGG ccctggaAGCCCCTCGGCTCACGCAGAACTTGACCGACCTCCTGGTGAACGTGAGCGACTCGCTGGAGATGCAGTGCTTGGTGGCCGGAGCGCACGCGCCCAGCATCGTGTGGTACAAAGACGAGAGGCTGCTGGAGGAAAAGTCGG GAGTCGACTTGGCGGACTCCAACCAGAAGCTGAGCATCCAGCGCGTGCGCGAGGAGGATGCGGGACGCTATCTGTGCAGCGTGTGCAACGCCAAGGGCTGCGTCAACTCCTCCGCCAGCGTGGCCGTGGAAG GCTCCGAGGATAAGGGCAGCATGGAGATCGTGATCCTTGTCGGTACCGGCGTCATCGCTGTCTTCTTCtgggtcctcctcctcctcatcttctgTAACATGAGGAGG CCGGCCCACGCAGACATCAAGACGGGCTACCTGTCCATCATCATGGACCCCGGGGAGGTGCCTCTGGAGGAGCAATGCGAATACCTGTCCTACGATGCCAGCCAGTGGGAATTCCCCCGAGAGCGGCTGCACCTGG GGAGAGTGCTTGGCTACGGCGCCTTCGGGAAGGTGGTGGAAGCCTCCGCTTTCGGCATCAACAAGGGCAGCAGCTGTGACACCGTGGCCGTGAAAATGCTGAAAG AGGGCGCCACAGCCAGCGAGCACCGCGCGCTGATGTCGGAGCTCAAGATCCTAATTCACATCGGTAACCACCTCAACGTGGTCAACCTCCTCGGGGCGTGCACCAAGCCGAAGG GCCCCCTCATGGTGATCGTGGAGTACTGCAAGTACGGCAACCTCTCCAACTTCCTGCGCGCCAAGCGGGACACCTTCAGCCCCTATGCA GAGAAGTCTCCCGAGCAGCGCGGACGCTTCCGCGCCATGGTGGAGCTCGCCAGGCTGGATCGGAGGAGGCCAGGGAGCAGCGACAGGGTCCTCTTCGCACGGTTCTCGAAGAACGAGGGCGGAGCGAGGCGGGCTTCTCCAGACCAGGAAG CTGAGGACCTGTGGCTGAGCCCGCTGACCATGGAAGATCTTGTCTGCTACAGCTTCCAGGTGGCCAGAGGGATGGAGTTCCTGGCTTCCCGAAAG TGCATCCACAGAGACCTGGCTGCTCGGAACATTCTGCTGTCGGAAAGCGACGTGGTGAAGATCTGTGACTTTGGCCTTGCCCGGGACATCTACAAAGACCCTGACTACGTCCGCAAGGGCAGT GCCCGGCTGCCCCTGAAGTGGATGGCCCCTGAAAGCATCTTCGACAAGGTGTACACCACGCAGAGTGACGTGTGGTCCTTTGGGGTGCTTCTCTGGGAGATCTTCTCTCTGG GGGCCTCCCCGTACCCTGGGGTGCAGATCAATGAGGAGTTCTGCCAGCGGCTGAGAGACGGCACGAGGATGAGGGCCCCGGAGCTGGCCACTCCCGCCAT ACGCCGCGTCATGCTGAACTGCTGGTCCGGAGACCCCAAGGCGAGACCTGCATTCTCGGAGCTGGTGGAGATCCTGGGGGACCTGCTCCAGGGCAGGGGCCTGCAA gaggaagaggaggtctGCACAGTCCCGCGCAGCTCTCAGAGCTCAGAAGAGGGCAGCTTCTCGCAGGAGTCCACCATGGCCCTACACATCGCCCAGGCTGACGCTGAGGACAGCCCGCCAAGCCTGCAGCGCCACAGCCTGGCCGCCAG GTATTACAACTGGGTGTCCTTTCCCGGGTGCCTGGCCAGAGGGGCTGAGACCCGTGGCTCCTCCAGGATGAAGACATTTGAGGAATTCCCCATGACCCCAACGACCTACAAAGGCTCTGTG GACAACCAGACAGACAGTGGGATGGTGCTGGCCTCGGAGGAGTTTGAGCAGATAGACAGCAGGCATAGACAAGAAAGCGGCTTCAG aggaaccaggagtaCAGGAGGAgcatga